A region of the Oceanihabitans sp. IOP_32 genome:
TTTCATATTACTAACTTTGTAAACATCTGCAACTTTAGTAACGGTTTCTTCAAGATTACTAGGTGTAACCAAAGCGGTGTTATACTCTACTACAGCTAATTTTTTTTCAAAATCGACGGTGGCAGATTTTACACCTTCCATTTTAGCAATTTTTTTCTCGATGGTCTTGGCGCATCCCATTTCGCAGGTCATACCGTCTATGGTAAATTCCGCTTTAGCGTAAGTTGCATTCGGGTCTAGTGTTTTAGCAGTTTCCGTGGC
Encoded here:
- a CDS encoding heavy-metal-associated domain-containing protein, with the protein product MKSLKNIFIVAALVLFAFSCKNETKAEIKTVEAATETAKTLDPNATYAKAEFTIDGMTCEMGCAKTIEKKIAKMEGVKSATVDFEKKLAVVEYNTALVTPSNLEETVTKVADVYKVSNMKTIEGL